The DNA sequence TTTCAGTTGGCAGAACTCTTGCAGGGCTAGGAATAGTAAAAGGTGGGATGTCCATAATAAGTAATTCGCTAAGCCTAACCCTTCCAACAATAGTTATTGGGAAGGTCGTTCAGGGTATTACTGCTGCTTGGCTCACAAAAGTAGCTGGCGAGAGCTTTATTACCTACTTCAGTCAAGATCAAGACTGGGGAGATGGTGGCATACAAGAAGTTGTCCAACGCCATTATAATTTATATAGGAGGGAATCTAGCCTAAAAAGTTTTATACAGACAGCACTAGATAGAGTAGTCGAACCATTGAAAGAGGAGCGCAGAAGAGAGCTCCCTCCACACCTAAAGCTTCGGGAGGAGGAGGAAGTAGAGGACCTCTAAGGTCGAGTATTGTTATAAGTATCAAATAAAGTATACCTAATGATATTGAGACAATGCCAGTGATCATTGCAACAATTTTACCTCGCTGATCTTGATCATCCATAGGAAATACTATATCGACTGATTTAAAAGATTAGACAACTGGTCTAAGTGACTATTTTGTGTATGAGGGTTGCCCATAACAGCTTTTAGATAATATCGATCATTTAATAGTGGTCGTGAGAGCATAAATTTATTATCCATCAATAATTGCCTGGTACTCAAAGCCCATTCAGCTGCTTGTTCTTTTGTGATTGCACTAGGTGTTAATGCAATTAAGTGCAATGGGCCAGTAATAATCTCAAAGATATCCGAGTTGATTCTGTTTTTGAAATACGTTTTTCTTTCAATGGAATTCACTAGGAGTGCTTGAATACCAGAGTGTCCTAGTTGACGCAAACCAAGCCATAACTTCAGGATCTCAGCAGGTCTTGTTCCTTGCATTCCCATTTCTCCTCCATTCATAGTCGATCCCCAAGATGGTTCAATGTAAGGAAACCCTATTGAGAAGCAGGAAGAAAGGTGATTAGTATTGGCTACAAGTAACAAAGAGGATGTTTTCGTAATCCCAAGAAGTTTCTGAGGATTCATAGTTATTGAGTCTGCACGTGACAAACCTGGAACAACAGACTTTGTTTCCTCAGCTAGAGAGAAGACTCCTCCAATTGAGGCATCAACGTGAAGCCACAATCCTTCAGAAAAGCAAAAGTCTGAAATATCATCAATAGGATCAACGGCACCACGTATGGTGGTTCCGGCAGTAGCTACAACACAAAAGCATTTATGGCCAAGAAACTTTAATTTTGCAATCTGCTCGTTCAAAGAATTAATGGAAAGTCGCCCAGAATTATCAGCAGAAACTTTATAAATCGCTTCAGCAGGCAGGCCCATGATTTTAATTGCCCTGTAAATAGATACATGCGCTTCTTCGCTAACAAGAATTACTGCATTTGGATCTGTTGAGAGGCCAGAATGATGGCGAGCCAACACAAGCGCCATAAGATTGCTTAAACTTCCACCACTTGCTGCCACTCCTCCTGAACCAGTCTTCATACCAATTTTTTGGGCAATCCATCTACACAAATTATTTTCTAATCTAGAAAGACTGGGGGATAGCTCTTCTGCTAAAAGGTTATTATTTAGACCGGCGCAAATTAAGTCTCCTACAATTGATGCACTTAAAGGAGGCGGGTCAAGATGAGCTAATGAGCCTGGGTGGGAAGGCTGAAAAGAGCCATTCATGATTAAATCCAGGTCTTTCAACAAATCCTTCCTGGATAAACCAGCGAATTTAGGACCTACTTCGGGCAAATCATTGATTGAAGGCAAAGGACCAGTTTCTTCTGCCTTGGAAAACCAATCGCAAAGTTTTAAACAAGCCTCCTCAAGGAATGCCTGAAAATTATCATCAAATTGATCTGGAGATGGAAAAAGCTCCAAGGTTGGATCTTGACTTATATCCCTTTTACCGATCAAGAGTTAAACAAGTTCAAATGTCCATTCTCCATCCCAAGTGGTTATAAGCAATGTATGTTTACTAATTATGCGAATAGCTAAACCTATTGAACTAAACGAAATAAAAACAAGAGAATGGATGAGAAGGCTTTTAAACAGGGCAAATGAACTAGGTAAGGAAGACGAAGTGCCGGTAATAGCAATGATCCTCGACAACAAAGGACATTGTATAGGTCATGGAAGAAACACACGAAACACTGAGCGTGACCCATTGGGGCACGCTGAATTAGTTGCTCTTCGCCAAGCAAAATGGCTGAAAAAGGATTGGAGATTTAATGATTGCACAATTATTGTCACCCTTGAGCCATGTCAAATGTGCGCTGGGGCACTTATACAGGCAAGGATGGGAAAGGTTATCTTTGGAGCGCCAGATACTAAAAGAGGAGGTTTGGGAGGGAGCATAGATCTATCAATTCACAAAAGTGCTCATCACAAAATGATTGTTCATGGTGGGGTAATGAAATACGAAGCACAAGAACTAATACGTAAGTGGTTTAGTCAAAGACGTAGAAAACGGTATGGTTAAGACTTAAATTTTGGTAATTCAGAATCAAAAATTTCAAGAATTTTTTCTACATTTTCAACCTTAGAGTTGTATCCCATTAAACCTATTCGCCATACATTGCCAGCCAAGCTACCTAAGCCACCTCCAATTTCAATGCCAAAATTATTTAAAAGGTGACTCGTAAAGGCTTTGCCATCTACTCCTGATGGAATACGAACTGTTGTGAGAGTTGCTAGACGAATATCTTTGTCGACATGTAATTCTAAACCTAAGTCCTCTAATCCATTCCAAAGAGATTCTGCATTAGTTCTATGCCTAGCCCATGAATTTTCTAAACCTTCTTCATGAATTAATCTTAGAGCTTCACGCATACCAAAATTCATATTCACAGGAGCTGTGTGGTGATAGACCCTGTCACTACCCCAATATTTATTCAAAAGAGAAATATCTAAATACCAGTTTGGGACCTTGTCTGATCGCCTATTCAACTTAGCCTCGGCCCTTTCATTAATAGTAAAAGGTCCTAGTCCTGGAGGGCAACTTAAACCTTTCTGACTACAGCTATAAGCTAAATCAACTTTCCACTCGTCAAGGAATAGTGGAACGCCGCCTAAGGAAGTAACAGTATCTAAAAGGAGTAGGCAGTCATACTTTCTACAAAGGTCTCCAATACCTTCCATAGGCTGGCAAACACCTGTAGAAGTTTCTGCATGAACCAAGGCAAAAACAGAAGGCCTGTGCTCGATCAATGCAGCTTCTATTTCATCAAGAGTAAATGCCTCCCCCCAATCCTTCTCTATTGTTTTGACATTTGCTCTATACCTACCTGCCATATCAGCCAATCTATTACCAAAATATCCCTTAATGCCAATTAAGACGGTGTCGCCCTCCTCAACGACATTAGCTATTGTTGCTTCCATAGCTGCACTCCCGGTACCACTCATTGGAAGTGTTAAACGATTCTTTGTTTGCCAGCAATACCTCAGTAATGACTGAACCTCAGCCATTAGGTTGATGTAAAAAGGATCTAAATGTCCTACAGGCTGAAGGGAAATGGCCTTGAGAACGGAAGGATTTGAATTTGATGGGCCTGGTCCAAGCAGAAGCCTTTCAGGCACATTGATTTGTGCTACAGAAGAGGCAAGAGAATTATCTACTGAAGGAATGGCTTTTGCAGTCGTCAAGACCAAAACAGCTTATTTAATATATGAGCCTAAACACCTAAAGGTAAGGTCGTGAAATTTCTTTTAGGTATTGCAATGGAGATAAATTATTAGAGGGCTAAAAAGGCCGTAAAACAAAAAAAACTTGAGGCTAGAAGAACTTTTATAGGGAGAGTGTCTTAAAAAGTACTTGTTGATACAAAAACAGATCCAAACGCTAATTAATTTCATATTTATAAGCCTAAAAACGTTCCATGAGCAAAAAACCCAGAGAAGTTCTCAGTCAGATCAAAGACGAAGGCATTGAACTAATTGACCTCAAATTCACTGACATACATGGCAAATGGCAGCATTTGACAGTAACAGCTGACATGGTGGATGAAGAAGCATTTAAAAGTGGACTTGCTTTTGATGGTTCCTCAATCAGGGGCTGGAAAGCAATCAATGAATCGGATATGGCAATGGTGCCTGATGCAAGCACTGCTTGGATAGACCCTTTTTATCGTCACAAAACACTTAGTCTCATATGTTCTATACAAGAGCCCAGAAGTGGAGAACCTTATGCCAGATGCCCTAGAGCATTGGCACAAAAAGCACTTTCATATTTGTCATCAACTGGCTTGGCTGATGCGGCGTTCTTCGGACCAGAAATTGAATTTTTCCTCTTTGATGATGTTCGTTATAACTCCAGCGAAGGTAATTCTTTCTATAGCGTAGATACGATTGAAGCTCCTTGGAATACAGCTAGAGAAGAAGAAGGAGGCAACTTAGCTTACAAAATCCAATATAAAGAAGGGTACTTCCCAGTATCTCCTAATGATACGGCTCAAGATATAAGGTCTGAGATGCTTCTATTGATGGGTCAACTTGGAATTCCAATTGAAAAACATCACCATGAAGTTGCTGGGCCTGGACAACATGAGTTGGGCATGAAATTTGCTTCGCTAATAAATGCTGCTGACAACGTAATGACCTATAAATATGTTGTAAGAAACGTAGCAAAGAAGTATGGAAAGACTGCGACTTTTATGCCTAAGCCAGTTTGGAATGACAATGGTACTGGAATGCATGTGCATCAAAGTTTATGGAAAAATGGTCAGCCTCTATTTTATGGTGAGGGGACATATGCAAATTTATCTCAAACTGCAAAATGGTATATAGGGGGGATACTTAAACATGCTCCTTCATTTTTAGCCTTTACAAACCCAACTACTAATAGTTACAAGAGGTTAGTCCCAGGATTCGAAGCACCAGTGAATTTGGTTTACTCCCAAGGGAATAGATCGGCAGCTGTTCGTATTCCCCTAACTGGTCCAAGTCCAAAAGCAAAAAGGCTTGAATTCAGGTCTGGAGATGCTCTTGCTAATCCTTATTTAGCATTTAGTGCAATGATGATGGCTGGTATAGATGGTATAAAAAATCAAATAGATCCAGGCGATGGAGTAGACGTTGACCTTTTTGAACTACCTTCAGAGCAACTTTCAAAAATATCAACAGTTCCATCTTCGTTAAACGACGCTCTTGATGCCCTCAAGGCAGATAATAGTTACCTAACAGAAGGAGGCGTATTTGATTCAGACTTTATAGATAATTTCATCGAATTAAAGTACGAAGAAGTCCAGCAATTAAGACAAAGGCCTCATCCACATGAGTTCTTTATGTATTATGATGCATAATAATTGAAGAATAATTTAAAAGATGTGTAAAGGCTTTAAATTAAACGGAGGGTTTATAGATATTAATCTATAAACCCTTTATTTATTATTTAAGAGAAGCTACAAAGATAGAGTCTATGAACAAATTCAATAAAAGGGTTAATAAGTTTAGTTTACTTTTAAAATTTACATTAATAATAATACCATTATTTTTTATATCAACTAATCTAATTAGAATTAGAAAAGAAAATATTATAGAAAGAGAAGTAATGGATAGGTTTATAGAATTTAATCTATCTCTAGAAAAAATTGAAAACTATATAGAAACTGAAGACTGGCCTAATACCTGCAAAGAAGCAGTTAAGGCTAGTTATTTGATCAAAGAAAATTATCTCGTTTTTAAAAAGAAAGAGCCTTACTACGATTGGAAGGAAATACAAAACCTGCTAGAGGTTATCCCAAGGAAATTTTGTAAAAGTTGAGTTATGCAATTTACAAGAATTGTCAACTTCTGCTAAAACACAAAGTCCATTCCCTCAGAAAAGAAACATCTGAGTGGATAAGTGCATTATAACCAATTCATGGCAGAGCAAAACCTTACAAAGCTTGCATACCAGACCCTCCAACAAGGCAAAAGCATTGCTGGCTTAGCCCATAAAGGCCTAAGCACAAAGCTTATGGAGTTATTCGCTCCAGAAGCACTCCCAAGAGGTTCAGATATTGGCAAAGAGCTCCTAGAGGACCTTCGTACCTCAATGATGGAGTTAGAACAAATTGACTGGCAAGAAGCTGAAGCTGGAATATATCCAAAATCGCTACTATTTGAAGCCCCATGGATTGAATGGTTTACCAAATACCCACTGGTATGGCTAGACATGCCTTCTATTTGGGAAAGGAGAAGAGAAAGAAAAATCAGAGACTTACCTAAAAATATAAAAGAAGAAATTTATCCAGATTATTACTTACAGAATTTTCATCACCAAACCGATGGCTATTTAAGTGATCATTCAGCTGAGATCTATGATATTCAAGTTGAGATTCTCTTCAATGGAACAGCCGATTCAATGAGGAGGAGAGTCGTATCGCCAATAAAAAGAAGTCTGGCCAGATTTATGAATCAGGGAGACAGGAATTTAAAAGTGCTTGATGTAGCAACAGGGACAGGAAGGACTATTCAGCAATTAAGAGTTGCCTTACCAAATGTTGATTTTTACGGACTAGATCTATCTGGAGCTTACCTCAAAAAAGCCAGCAAGTATTTAAATAATAGGAACGGTGAGATGGTTCAATTAGTTAAAGGAAATGCAGAAAATATGTCATTTGAAGATAATAAGTTTAATGCAATATCATGTGTATTTCTATTCCATGAACTCCCTAGAGTTGCTAGGCAGAATGTTATAAATGAATGTTTTAGAATATTAAAACCAGGAGGAAAGTTTGTTATAGCAGACTCTATTCAAATGAGTGATTCTCCTCAATTTATACCCGTAATGGAAAATTTCAGAACATTTTTCCATGAGCCATATTATTTAGATTATGTAAAAGACGATATAGAGGAAAGGCTTACATCATCTGGCTTTACTAATATCGAAGGTAAGTCACACTTTATGACAAGAGTCTGGGTGGCAGAAAAAACATAATTCAGAGTTATTCTAGATATATTTGATAAAGATTTAGTTCCTTAATTTATCTAGAACACTTCGGTCTTCAAGAGTACTAGTATCACCACTAATGTCATTGCCTGCTGCTAAAGATCTAAGTATTCGTCTCATAATTTTACCGCTTCTAGTCTTTGGTAAGGCGTCACTAAAACGAATTTCATCAGGTTTAGCTATAGCTCCAATTTCATTGCCTACATGATTCCGCAAGTCATTAATGAGATGGTCACTTGCAGAAGAAGTACCCTCAAGAGTAACAAAAGCCACAACGGACTCCCCCTTAAGATCATCCGGCCTTCCAACAACAGCAGCTTCAGAAACAGCTGGGTGACTAACCAAAGCAGATTCTATTTCCATAGTTCCAAGCCTATGCCCAGAAACATTTATTACATCATCAACTCTTCCCATTACCCAAAAATATCCATCCGAATCCCTTCTCGCTCCATCGCCTGCAAAGTAGATGAGATTGCCGCCGGTAGGTCTTAAATATTCCCAATAACTTTCTCTAAATCGTTTTTCATTTCCGTGAACTGTTCTCATCATTCCAGGCCAAGGCTTTCTTATTACTAAATATCCTCCCTCTCCGGTTGGAACAGTCTCACCATTTGCATTAACAACATCTGCTTCGATACCAGGTAATGGAAAAGTTGCTGAGCCTGGCTTTGTAGGGGTGGCTCCAGGCAAAGGACTTATCATTACACCTCCAGTTTCCGTTTGCCACCAAGTATCTATAACCGGGCAACGGTTACCTCCAATAACTTCGCGATACCACATCCAAGCTTCAGGGTTAATAGGTTCGCCTACAGTTCCTAACAACCTCAAACTATTCATATTGTACTTATCAGGAAGAGAACGCCCATTCTTCATAAATGCTCTAATAGCAGTTGGAGCTGTATAAAAGATCGAAACCTTATGTTTTTCTATTACTTCCCAAAATGCTCCAGGATTTGAAGGACGTGGAACACCCTCATACATAACACTTGTAGCCCCATTGGAAAGTGGTCCATAAACGATATAGCTATGGCCTGTTATCCAACCAACGTCTGCTGTACACCAATAAATATCATCATCTCGTATATCAAAGATCCATTGAAAAGTAAGGTGAGCCCATAAGTTATAGCCAGCTGTGGTATGAACAACTCCTTTAGGTTTTCCCGTTGATCCTGATGTATATAAAACAAAAAGCCTATCTTCACTATCCATATGTTCCGCAGAGCAAAAATCGCTTTGGGAAGGTACAAGATCATGCCACCAATGATCTCTTCCCGTTTGCATGTCTATTGATTCATTCGTACGTTGAACGACTAAAACAGATTTAACACTTGGGCATGCGTTATTAGCTAAGGCCAAATCAACAGCAGATTTAAGCTCGATAACCTTGTCTTTTCTGTATCCCCCATCTGCTGTAATGACAGCTTTAGCTTCACCATCAATCAAGCGATCACGTAATGCTTCAGAAGAAAATCCACCAAAAACAACTGAGTGAGGTGCTCCAATACGAGCACAAGCCAACATAGCGATAGCCGCTTCAGGAACCATTG is a window from the Prochlorococcus marinus str. MIT 9211 genome containing:
- the glnA gene encoding type I glutamate--ammonia ligase, which codes for MSKKPREVLSQIKDEGIELIDLKFTDIHGKWQHLTVTADMVDEEAFKSGLAFDGSSIRGWKAINESDMAMVPDASTAWIDPFYRHKTLSLICSIQEPRSGEPYARCPRALAQKALSYLSSTGLADAAFFGPEIEFFLFDDVRYNSSEGNSFYSVDTIEAPWNTAREEEGGNLAYKIQYKEGYFPVSPNDTAQDIRSEMLLLMGQLGIPIEKHHHEVAGPGQHELGMKFASLINAADNVMTYKYVVRNVAKKYGKTATFMPKPVWNDNGTGMHVHQSLWKNGQPLFYGEGTYANLSQTAKWYIGGILKHAPSFLAFTNPTTNSYKRLVPGFEAPVNLVYSQGNRSAAVRIPLTGPSPKAKRLEFRSGDALANPYLAFSAMMMAGIDGIKNQIDPGDGVDVDLFELPSEQLSKISTVPSSLNDALDALKADNSYLTEGGVFDSDFIDNFIELKYEEVQQLRQRPHPHEFFMYYDA
- the acs gene encoding acetate--CoA ligase, which gives rise to MSSDPSESIESVLNEERVFDPSPDVADEARISSLSQYKMMVDQAREDPEKFWGEAARKELHWFEPFNQVLDWSNPPFAKWFSGGKTNISFNCLDRQIQNGNGDKEAIIWEGEPGEIRRFTYKQLHQEVCRAANALKDLGLGKGDLVALYMPMVPEAAIAMLACARIGAPHSVVFGGFSSEALRDRLIDGEAKAVITADGGYRKDKVIELKSAVDLALANNACPSVKSVLVVQRTNESIDMQTGRDHWWHDLVPSQSDFCSAEHMDSEDRLFVLYTSGSTGKPKGVVHTTAGYNLWAHLTFQWIFDIRDDDIYWCTADVGWITGHSYIVYGPLSNGATSVMYEGVPRPSNPGAFWEVIEKHKVSIFYTAPTAIRAFMKNGRSLPDKYNMNSLRLLGTVGEPINPEAWMWYREVIGGNRCPVIDTWWQTETGGVMISPLPGATPTKPGSATFPLPGIEADVVNANGETVPTGEGGYLVIRKPWPGMMRTVHGNEKRFRESYWEYLRPTGGNLIYFAGDGARRDSDGYFWVMGRVDDVINVSGHRLGTMEIESALVSHPAVSEAAVVGRPDDLKGESVVAFVTLEGTSSASDHLINDLRNHVGNEIGAIAKPDEIRFSDALPKTRSGKIMRRILRSLAAGNDISGDTSTLEDRSVLDKLRN
- a CDS encoding class I SAM-dependent methyltransferase, which encodes MAEQNLTKLAYQTLQQGKSIAGLAHKGLSTKLMELFAPEALPRGSDIGKELLEDLRTSMMELEQIDWQEAEAGIYPKSLLFEAPWIEWFTKYPLVWLDMPSIWERRRERKIRDLPKNIKEEIYPDYYLQNFHHQTDGYLSDHSAEIYDIQVEILFNGTADSMRRRVVSPIKRSLARFMNQGDRNLKVLDVATGTGRTIQQLRVALPNVDFYGLDLSGAYLKKASKYLNNRNGEMVQLVKGNAENMSFEDNKFNAISCVFLFHELPRVARQNVINECFRILKPGGKFVIADSIQMSDSPQFIPVMENFRTFFHEPYYLDYVKDDIEERLTSSGFTNIEGKSHFMTRVWVAEKT
- a CDS encoding pyridoxal phosphate-dependent decarboxylase family protein — encoded protein: MIGKRDISQDPTLELFPSPDQFDDNFQAFLEEACLKLCDWFSKAEETGPLPSINDLPEVGPKFAGLSRKDLLKDLDLIMNGSFQPSHPGSLAHLDPPPLSASIVGDLICAGLNNNLLAEELSPSLSRLENNLCRWIAQKIGMKTGSGGVAASGGSLSNLMALVLARHHSGLSTDPNAVILVSEEAHVSIYRAIKIMGLPAEAIYKVSADNSGRLSINSLNEQIAKLKFLGHKCFCVVATAGTTIRGAVDPIDDISDFCFSEGLWLHVDASIGGVFSLAEETKSVVPGLSRADSITMNPQKLLGITKTSSLLLVANTNHLSSCFSIGFPYIEPSWGSTMNGGEMGMQGTRPAEILKLWLGLRQLGHSGIQALLVNSIERKTYFKNRINSDIFEIITGPLHLIALTPSAITKEQAAEWALSTRQLLMDNKFMLSRPLLNDRYYLKAVMGNPHTQNSHLDQLSNLLNQSI
- a CDS encoding nucleoside deaminase → MRIAKPIELNEIKTREWMRRLLNRANELGKEDEVPVIAMILDNKGHCIGHGRNTRNTERDPLGHAELVALRQAKWLKKDWRFNDCTIIVTLEPCQMCAGALIQARMGKVIFGAPDTKRGGLGGSIDLSIHKSAHHKMIVHGGVMKYEAQELIRKWFSQRRRKRYG
- a CDS encoding pyridoxal-phosphate-dependent aminotransferase family protein; protein product: MTTAKAIPSVDNSLASSVAQINVPERLLLGPGPSNSNPSVLKAISLQPVGHLDPFYINLMAEVQSLLRYCWQTKNRLTLPMSGTGSAAMEATIANVVEEGDTVLIGIKGYFGNRLADMAGRYRANVKTIEKDWGEAFTLDEIEAALIEHRPSVFALVHAETSTGVCQPMEGIGDLCRKYDCLLLLDTVTSLGGVPLFLDEWKVDLAYSCSQKGLSCPPGLGPFTINERAEAKLNRRSDKVPNWYLDISLLNKYWGSDRVYHHTAPVNMNFGMREALRLIHEEGLENSWARHRTNAESLWNGLEDLGLELHVDKDIRLATLTTVRIPSGVDGKAFTSHLLNNFGIEIGGGLGSLAGNVWRIGLMGYNSKVENVEKILEIFDSELPKFKS